The nucleotide window AAAAGGTGAATCCGCTTTTCTGTGAATTTAGTAGACACTATAAGAAATTGACCATTAACTGCATAGCAAATTGACCATTGACGTTAAAAGGTGAATCCGCTTCACTGTGAATTTAGTAGATACTATAAGAAATTGACCATTGACTGCATATCAAATTGACTATTCACAAAACCACGCACCTCGCATCCCGAACTACATCTCAATACCTCGTCAAAATCTCCATCAAAAACAAGATAGAAACCAGTTTTTTAGATGACTGATACTCAGGATTCAGCTGTTCCCTGATTTCACCCAAGGCTCTGCTTAATTTATTACTTACAGTTTTATTGCTGAGCCCCAATGCTTCTGCCGTTTCACTGACAGACATATTTTTCCTGATTCTCATATCGTAGACCTGCTGTTCTGTTGAAGGAAGCCGGGAAACCACTTCATCAATCATCAGTAACAAAGCAGAAATTTCATTTTCCTCAAGGATTTCAAAATAATCCGTATCTGCCGTATCAATTTCATGTGGAATATCAAACTCATCTATGCTCAGCGTAGGAGGAGTCTTTTTATGGCTGTTATAAAAATCAATAATCCGGTAATGGAGATGGCGGAGAAGATAACCTTTTGCACTTTCAGAATCGTCAGTCTGTATGGTATCTGTATGCTCAAGGAGCTTCACCCAAAGGTTCTGAAGGATTTCTTCAGTAATTTCTTTATCCCGGGTCCGTACAAAAACAAAGCTATATAGACTATCCCAGTATCGGTCATACAGCAGCATAAATGCAGGGCGGTCACCTGATTTTATTTTCTTTAATAATGTATAGTCTGTTGGGCTCATATTCTGTTACAAAATTACCTAAAGGAAAATTAACTTTTTGTGAACTTTGGGGATGGTAAGATTAAATATTTCTGAAAAAAGAGGCCTAAATGGGATGTTAATGTTGAGTAAATGTGAAAAAGAACGAAAATTATTAACAATTAGGTTGTAATGTGAATATAACGTTAAGAATGCTCCGGGGAAGTTTTTCATTTTCACTGTCTTATAGATAGAAGTATCTGTGAATACGATGAAAGACTCTATGAAAAAACGTTTGACTTATAAAAATATTGAATCCTTTGTTTTCAGACTTTGGGAACGGGAAGTTTCGGAAGATCCGGTTTCTGAAAAAGAAAATCAA belongs to Chryseobacterium gleum and includes:
- a CDS encoding RNA polymerase sigma factor, which translates into the protein MSPTDYTLLKKIKSGDRPAFMLLYDRYWDSLYSFVFVRTRDKEITEEILQNLWVKLLEHTDTIQTDDSESAKGYLLRHLHYRIIDFYNSHKKTPPTLSIDEFDIPHEIDTADTDYFEILEENEISALLLMIDEVVSRLPSTEQQVYDMRIRKNMSVSETAEALGLSNKTVSNKLSRALGEIREQLNPEYQSSKKLVSILFLMEILTRY